Genomic window (Rhododendron vialii isolate Sample 1 chromosome 4a, ASM3025357v1):
ATACTCCAATCTATGATTCAGATTTGGATTGTTTCGTATAATTCAAAACTTGGACCGGAGAGAATAGAACCGTCGCTATTCCCGGAGTGAAAGCAAAGACAATGAGTGaaacaattttcattttcaaataattgaTGGAGACACACCACTTGAATAAGTGCCTTCTCTACTTTGATTCCTTCCCCAAATAATTTCTAGGCTGTATCATTTTCACACTTTTTCATTCTATAAATGCATTTCCTGATGTGACGAAGTTTTCATTATGCGAAAACCGCTATACCCttatcttttattgttttgatggggttttgtttttttctgtttgcaACTTCGTCATAATcaggggaaaaaagagaggagaagtGCATTCATAGAATGGGAGAATTTTTTGGGTGCCACACACATGGTATCCCGTCGGTGCTCTGAACAATTCGAAAGTATTTTAGACTGTCCGGactttagagaaaaaaaaaggaggagaaagAGTGATAGGATGAGGGGAGTGAGAGAATAAATTTGGGCCATCCAAGGACGGTCCGATTGCCGGCGAGGTACTATGTGTGGCACCCGCTaagcacccaaaaacttcaccGGCCGATTGAAAACAATTGTCttaatttctctcttccttcttCCATGATATATTAGCAGTGGACGCCGGCGGAGGTGGGTTGTGGGTCACATTTGGGAAAATTCTTGTTCTCCATAAAATTCTGCAAAAGAGTAAAGAGGATTCTTTCCGGACGGTCTttttgggagaaatttttcggtacCGGCTGGGTAACACGTGGCCGTGCTCACGTAGTGCCCGAGCAGCccatctgggccgtccaaaaatgtgtTAGACAgctcagattgaaaccctctctttcctctcaccccaccactctctttcctttttttttctctccaaatccaagccGTCCCAAACTGAAATGGATGGCCCGGATGTGCTGAGCAAGCACCACATGATACCCgcccagcactgaaaaatttctcgtctTTTTGGAGGCATTGTTAGACTCTTTTCGGGCTTCCTTTGATCGTTGCAATCTTTCATATCTCATTGAAAACAtcaattttgttgaaaattacgTTGACTACAAATCGGTCAATGCATAATCGCAAAACATCTAATTCGGCGCCAATCTACTTTTTAGTATAAATGTGTACGGAAATTATTTTGATTGATATCCGATTAATATAATATCTTACTAGCAATATTGATGTTCTCGATGACATCTGAAGTATGAGCATttccaataatcaaaatgagCTGTACAAGTGTCTACAAATGCCATTAACCAGAAAGTCCAATCTTTTTTCGGATCTGGAGAGGATCATGACCTCTCCATTCTATTTTATCTTCCTCAAGATGAGATTGTATTCAATAGtcaaaaacataattaaagaaGGATTGAAATCTTTGAATGTGCTAATCTTAGCCCATTTTCCCTTGCATGAGTCACATAGCCTGGTTATTCAAAGGTAACATCAAAAAAAGGGCAGGACATAATTGTGGCTATTGGTCCTTTCAATTGTGGCAATACCTTGACCTTGTGATCATCATCATATGGCATTTTAAAGTGGACCCATTGGAGGGACATTGGGACTTGATTTGTCTCACTAATTTTCTTCAATTAATTGGTTTGTCTCACTAATTTTCTTCAATTAATTGGGTGAAGTTCACCCTCTCACTTACGAAGTTGTGTGGTGAGCACAGGCCAAATTATTCATTCACCTTTTCTCTCACTTGTCAAAGAATAATAACTATGATACCAAAATATAAAaaggaaattgacttctacactcccatttttatcacatacactcctttttttgtttttatttggtgTAAATTTACTCTATTGCCCCTTAATATGTGACAAAATAAActtatgaaagggtaaaaaggtaaattctcatgaataaggacaaaaaagggagtgcatGTAATAAAAAGGGGAGTATAGAAGTCAATTTCCTATAAAAATTCCTTAATTAATAGTAGAAGAGGCTATTTTGGACTTAAAATACTCCATATCACAAACAAGAGTTAAGTCTGATCCACCGCAAATTTGGGAGTAGTTATGCCATTCACCCTGTAGAAGGGGCATCTACACTATCTCAAGAGGATTGAGAAATTCTGTAGTGTAAGGCCCTGAAAGGTGCCCTGTATGGCGCATATGGGTTATCGATCTTGACAATAAATAGTtgaaatatgatttttaattatgatcggtaagaatcatttattatcatttataattgtttttaatctgaatcattgattgatgagatcaacGAATGTGTGCCGTCCTACCCATGCATTACATGGAGGTGCACTATAGCACCCCGGATCCATCCCAAGGTCCCACCATTTCTTTTCAATTGAAGTCacattaataaaaaacaaagtggAAAGGAAATTGATCATCTTCGGTCCCACGAAAAATTGAACTGTCTTGTTTTAGCCATTTTGGACTCATCTCAATATCCGGAACCAGTTACTTTTAAGACCTCATTGAGCAaaccaattaaaaattatttcgaTCGGATAACATTTGATATGTTTTCCTAGTATAATTTAATCTTGAGAAAATCAAGTTTTAATCCAATGTTCCAATAAGTTTTCCAAGATATTAATTTATTCCAACAATATgagatcaacatgatttttgccTGGCTGGCAATTCATGGAGATGGAACTTTGTCAATGGGCCCCTTGATCCTAACCAATCATGATGATGATGCAAATTAAAAAGTGATTTGTTTCAATGAGTACGGCCCCACTAGTGGGTATATCTTTGAATGATTATGTCATTGGTGCATGGTGCTTGATTAACTTATCCCAAATCTTTACAAAGGGACCCATTCACCAATCAACCAAACTTCTTTAAAGAAAATTAGAGAAGAAACCCAATGCCAGGAGGGCCCCAAGATCCAATATGACAATGAAAGATGCGGCCTCTTTTATGTTAAAATGATGGGttattttcacttttatttGCTAAGTTATTCGAAATGTGTTcatattaattttcaaaaatatttttaccaGCAGTTTTGACCTCCAATTTTACAATACATGTTTACATGTGATGAAACCCGTCTATTTTTAGAATAACTGTTAAGTAATAGTATGTATTGGACTTGATTGTAGCTATCCATCTCAGCTGTTTAGAAATGAATTGGTTTACAAGTTTAGGGACAACCTAAACATTTTCGCGATAGTTAGGAgataaaatgtgaaaataaccccaaaatcatttttctgaAATATAAAGTTTTAATGTCTAAATCTAGAGttacatcataaggaaaagtTAAAAGCAAATCCACTACTTACTCCAACTAGCTCAGTTCTGGTTCAGGTGACATGATATCCGcattgattatgtattttgtttgttgCAAATTTTATCCTTTGGAAGggcccattttgtttgtcctcGATAATATTAGGACtatgtgttaaaaaaaataaaatattaggACTAGACTATATAGTTTTGGACAGAATGTCAACTATTTTACTAGTGTCTTTTCCCATTTCTCTGATGGCATTTAGTCTCTGTTCCgttaatgttcttatttttaaagtacttatttttaattttacaagACATGTCAGTCTCTTAtaatatatcacctttaattcaaaaaatatgtacttatttctcttagtagaacggggccttaatatATGCTTCCAATTTGAGTTTGATAGGGCAAGTGTCTGAAAAGTCCAGCCCGGAAAGTTGAAATTCTTTATGAATGTACTCTCATTTCACTGGTCTTATCTAGCCAAATGGGTGAGTTGGGTTGAGATTGGAAGGGTTAATGTGTGTCGTGGGTTAAATATGAGTCTAGTATTAAACAGATTGGATATGGGCGGGTAAGATATGAATTCAATAATCACACACATGAACCCGCTTGACCCAAGAAAATGAAACTAGTTTCCGACAAATGTAAACGTCTTTGTAAATGAGCTAATGTGGTATAGCCAAATTGCATTTCACTACGAAATATGGGCAGGTTTGGACGGTTAGTACGTAAGCGAGCAGACATATATAGATGAataaaatatgttcaaattgAAATCGTCACCTCGAATCTTATGTCACTAGCTAAAATTTTCGCATTTCGTAATAATAATACAAAAGAAACGCATAAACTATTGTTGCATAAGCAATCGCAACGCAAGATTCACGGCAATCAAATCCACTAAAAAATGGGACATCTCTTCTACCCTAGATAATTAAACTAATACTATTATATGATGCAAACTGTGAAGTATTATACTAATCGTTATCAGTCTACATCAAGAATGATTTTGTTAATAAGGTGAACAATATTCAAGTTCTTATTAGTGAGTTCTATAGCCTTCACCACAAAGTAATCTCGTCTTTTATTCTACACTTAAAAGTGTATTGACCGCATGGACTTTCGTACATTTCAATCAATGTGTGCGAAGATATAGTTAATCCTCTCGTAATTGGGGCGGACAAGATCGAACTCGGTCTACTTGTGTGCAAAAAGGATTGGTTTttagaccctttttttttttttgggtttttagaCCAATTGATCACATAGTTATTCTATTATGGTGTTTGTACATTTTAAATTGAATGCATAGTTCGGTTTTGCGTGCCAAACAAGGACTAAAATAATGTAATAAATATTTCTTAGTTTCTAGGTGAAATTTTGTGCAAACACATAGTTTGAACACGGGGTTTCCAAGACGACACATGTGACTGTGTGCTCTGTGTTACTCCTAGTGCTTCTAAATTATTTTAACTTATTGTACTAATCTTGTGACGCACATAGGCCCAATTTGGAACCCGGGGTGTGTGATGTGCATTTGTGCATAGCATGCGTGTTGTGCACTATTGGAGCCGTCGGATTGTGCATCTAaaggctcggatctcatcttagCAATGAATGATTGAGAGTCGTTCATTGTCAAGATGAAATCTGAGCCATCGGATGTACAATCTGATGGCTCGAATCGTGCACAATAGGCATGTTGTGCACAAGTGCGCAACATGCTCCCCCGATTCCCCAATTTGTTTGGGCACAAATGTATCTTGAGAAGGAATGATTTTCATGCTCCCTTTTAACAATCaaaactcttttcttttcttttttaattcagATGAATTTACTATATTGCCCttttttcaatacactttttcacatatttaagggcaacattgtaaattcatgtgtataaaaacaaaaaaagagagtgtgaaaataattttccttctcaaaattgttttttcattttttactctttagttTTGCAAAAATAAGTAAAAGCCTTCTCGAAATAAAACATTTCTCATCAACAAGATGTGAAATGACTCACGTttaaagttttcctaagttattTTACCTATCACCTGACAACAAGAGAAtacaaattaattttgattCTACAAATTaaagtctctctctcaatgATATGAGAATCTCTCTTTATATATGTTTAATATGCAGGTATCAACATTTATATAAAGGTGATTAACACGAGATATGCAGTTCACATCACATCATGTGAAAATTTGATGCACAAGAGACGGTGGCTTTAGGGGAAATATTGAACTCAAATGTTATGCCGTGAAGTAGTTTTTAATTGGTAACTAAACATAGGAAAATAGAATCAGAaagtactttttggaaaaataattttacgtAAAGAAAGAATACTCCAAAACGAGGAGGTGTTTAGAGGTTGGATTAGAGGAAAATAATCTGtctaaatattttaaaaatagagAAATGGAGGTGAATTGGAGATGTCATAAAGTATACAAGAGCATATTCTATGTCATACGGCAACATGGACTTAACAATTTTCAACAAGAAATTTTAATATAAGCCTAAAAAAGGACAATAGTAGTGGAAAGAAAAACTTTGAGTGGAAACACGCAGTTCATGTGCCCCTTAGTATAGGGGACAGGGGCATCTTTGACACACATTCTAAGTGTTCGGACCAAATTTgtagtttgaaatgaaaatgataCTTTAACGTACAGATTGGGTACAAAACGATATACTATAAGCCAATTTGAGAAATACTTTTGgaaaaagttttggaaaatgatattggcacttcaaaaattgacgtagacattccaaaaaataaaaagaaagtgttttggaattacactgattttggagtgtcagTATCAATTTTCGGAGTGTCAATATCTTTAGCATCAAAAAGTTTAGAAGAacaactttaaaataaaattctggATGCAACTGCATCTTGATCTGCATGCATCGAATGACTCTCGATGGCCGATGCAATTGTATCCGAAATTGTGTTATGATACTTGTACTCCTATCATTGCTCTGGAGCTGAGTAATACTAAGTACTATCTCCGTCCGTGTTTGTTTGTCCTCTTCCACTATTGTGCAcacctaaaaaattatacatgCCTTTCAATACGAatctctaaaaatatgcaatatgaattttacaTATTTGATATATATCAATTAGTTATATtacacaaaattttcaaaatcatgaatcccattgaaaattgaaaaatataaacaatgTAAAACATGAAACAAAGGACCCGGGTTGCTATATTGCACCTCCCGCACTACATGTGTTGTGCTCCTAATCCGGTCATCCATctcagcaatggacggctcaaatttttatccattggctTGGATTAACCATTCATTGTTAAGATCGATGGCCCGTGTGCGCCTTACAGGATGCCTTACAAGCTCTTGCACTACAGAATTTTTCAATCCTGAAACAAATGTCGAAAATCGACCAACAAATACGAACAGAGGGGATAGTAGATAGGGAAAGAGGAGCGTAGTTTTCCAACAAGGGTTTATACTTTATACGATTCCAACCCACTGATAAATCGCAACAGATGCACTACCCATCTCATGTCAAGTGATAAATTGGTGGGGTTTGAATTATCCAaacccctctttctctctctctcactctctcttctcttcctgCGTGCAACTGCAACTGCAACATACCttttaggaaagaaaaagaatacccatcaaattaaaatagaaatgaaatgaatagagagaaatagaaaaaccaTTTCTTGAAGGGTCTTGTCTTTAGCCGAATCTTCAATtaatgaaagaaagagaaaccaTTTTCTGCAGTGAAATACTACTCCTAAACACAGTACGTATAataatacaaaacaaaataggGGCGATAAAAATAGAGATGTGCTTTCgtattctttctttgtttgctTGTATCTATGTATCGTAATGATCATGAGTCAGTGAGGGTTTTTGTTTGCTTCTTTGGTCATGATACCAACCTGAGGGGTCGATTCCCTTTTCTATAAGTAAAGAGAGTTCGATAAAGCCGGGGAAAAAGTCGTCACTCCTCTGCCTTTTTCAAGTCCTCTTTTTAGGGTTtaatttcttcttgttttttggaaaatggaagTTACAGAGGTTTGAAGATGGGGATTCGATCCCATTGAATCTTTTCTCAGTTTTCTGGTTTCTGGGTTTTTTCAGAAATTAGCTCTTTTGTTCTTGTTCTGTCAATTTCTGATCCCCCAATTCCTTCTCATagactaaaaataaaaaccccagCTTTATTCATTGCGATTTCAGGGTGAACTGCTATATCATCTCAGGtgcacacctctctctctctctcacatatatacatatatatatatatatacacatacaaatGTATGTATATACTACTAACATATATGTGTTTCCATATGTGCAAAAGTTGTATTGGTTTTAGGAAATGTTAATAACAGCTTAATGGGTTGTTGTGAAAAAAACTTACAATTCCCTTTTATGTTAAAAGTGCATTGAAAAGTGTAAAAAGCGAAAAGTGTAAAAAGCCAATCGAATCAAAGACTgtgttttttaattattattattattgtcaATAGCGTAACTGTTGATTTTATCGGTTGTGATTTTATACTGTTTGAACTGAGCAGAGAGGGTTTATGCTGAGGAAGAAATCTAAAGAAAGCTCTAATGGCGGAACATGGCTCTATACAATCACCAAAGGACAAATACCAAAGACCCATTTCATCGATTTTCAGTTCTCCAAGGCTCATCAATGCTTTTGCATCAAAGGGTTTGATTGACACTGAAGCTGTATTAAGCCCAACTTCAATTCTTGATGCAAAACCCTTCTCTGGTTCAAGAAACCCATTTTCCCCCAAATCCCCAAAACCCGAAATCAGAACCCACTGGGAGAAATTGGATTCAAGAAAGGTTGGTTTGGGCATTCTTGATGCTCTGATTGATGAAAAACCCGACCAGGTCTCCGAACCTGAGAACCGAGTGGTTCTGTTTGCATCCCAACTGAAGATCAAAATCCCTCCCCTTCTTCTTTCCCTTGGTGAATCTCCGAGATCACCGGCCGATTTTGGGATCAAAACCCGGAATTCTCAGTTGGCTTTGTTTTCTTCTGGGGTGGAGAAGAAATCCCCATTTGGGTCTGCGAGTTCCGGCTTGGAAAACCCATTTTCGCCGCGGGTTCTCTCTGCTAGTGAAATGGAGCTTTCGGAGGAGTATACTCGGGTGGTTTCATATGGCCCAAATCCGAGGACGACCCATATTTTCGATGATTGTGTTGTTGAGAGTTGCTGTGGGGTTGTTGGGTTTTCTGATAGATTTAAGGGAGATGGGTTTTGTGGTGATCGGTCAATGAGCTATCCATCAGAGAATTTTCTTAGCTTTTGTTACAGCTGCAAGAAGAATCTTGGGCAAGGAAATGACATCTACATGTACAGGTTAGAGCAGCTTACCCCTTCTTTGCTTACATCTtaagttttcatttttcctttatCAAACATCATTTTAAGGTATTTTGCTTGTTTTGAATGTAGCCATTTACAGCCCATTTGGATTGTGAAAAAAAGGTATGATAAGAAAGGGGGAGTCTTTTCTCACCATATCTCACCAAAATTGGGAAGGAGCCAATAAAGAAACCAATTGTGGAATTTTCTCTCCATCTTTCACCATATTACTCCATCCAAATATGTGGTTTGGCAAGAAACTCTAATCCTTTCGTTTCTTTTCTTATCAAATCACTAAATCCAAAGGGGCTTTTAAAGTTGAGAACTTGCTTGAATTAGATACATCTGAAGTATCTCCAATCTTCAGTAAATGTTGATCAAAGTTAAATTTGTTGACGAAAGGGTAGAGGACGAGGTCCAATCTTTCATCAGATGGAGGGAGAATTTTTCACCAAGCTTGGTAGTTTTTACTTGAAAGATTTGATGAGATGTCTAAAAGAGTGAGCATTCAAGCTTTCATCTTTTGCCCAAAATGATTAACCGGGCTTTTGTATAAGTTGGGAGTTGATGAAGGATTCAACGAAATCTATTGGAGTGTTTTTGTATCAAGTTGAACTTTTCTTAGATGGGACCAAATTGAACTTTTAATTTCACAAAAAAGGAGTTTCACGGATTGGAGATTAGTACGCCCAGTTAGTACCAATTAGTGGGCTGGGTTATCGGGTGGAGACCAAATATTAGAAATTAAATGCATAACGTGGCTACTCTTACACTCAACCGCACAACCTTAAGTAAGGATGTGAAATGGCCTGAGAAAATTGGACTTGATAATCTTCACTCCAAACTTGATGCTTTTTGACCAACTGGGTTAGCATAGTTTCATATAGCCCTTATATCTGGTTTGGACTGTAAGAAACGAGTGTTTGGTAATCATCATTCCAATCTTGATGCTCTTTGAAGCAATGTTAGCCTAGTTGCCTAGAGCGCCCCTTGCACTTTCGACTCCCCCTCACTGTGTGGTTCTCTTGGACTTGTCATATGATTGTGGCTATGTGCATGTTGAACTTTCTTGTGCAGTAGAATTTATCGAAATCGATGTTGTTCTCGTGTCATTTCTAGTTATTAATGTAAAATCGACAATGCTTGAGTTTTATGCATATGAGGAAATTGAAGTTTGGTAATCCTCACTCAACAGTTGATGCCTTTTGACTTGATTCTTGGTGAGTTTTTCGATCTCATTAGGAAATGGAGGGGCATCTCTCTAAATTTGAATTCGTGCTTCTTGTTGTGTTTTGTTGCAATATGCATGATTTCTGAATAATGACTTACTGGTTGAAGTAATTAAAGAATTGACCTCTCTCCACTGCAGTTTAAACAATTTTCAATGAACTAGCTGGTTAGGTCCTGATAATCCTGTGAATCACTACCCTACTTGATTCAAATGGTTCTCGCTGGCTTACATGACTCTTCCTGCAGCATTTCATTTGCCTAATCTCTATGTTGGTTCTAAATTCAGTTCTGCTTGCCTTCTGCTTACTAGCAAATTAATCTTTGTTTCGTGCGTGTGTGATGAACCATTTTTTCGGTTTCGAAGAACGCATCAAGGATCTATGCGCCATCATACCCCTTTTTAAACTCCCACAATTCTTAGGCATCTAATCTCCGTTCTTTTTTTCAGAGGTGAGAAAGCTTTCTGCAGCAGTGAATGCCGGTACAAGGAGATGATGTTGGACGAGAAAATGGAGAACTTCCAGTCTGATGATGTTTATGGGGTCTCCCTTTGATAgctctttccatttctttcttgtttcaaaCGGCTACATGGTAAATTTACCAGCTCCATTATTTTCAAATCAATATCAGCCATTTTCTCCACATGGGCATCAATCGAATTGACAAGAGCTAAGTTTAGACTCCCTTATTGATATTGATTAGGGCTAGATGACGGAAAGGAGCCAGAAGGAAGCTTCGTCTATGCGGACTGACCCGATTCATTCTCCTTTTTGTGGCCTCCATTATCAATAATTAGGATCTTTTTCGGCGCTTGATCTTCTCCATTTTCACCAGGATTTCAATCTGTAAATTAAGCACTGTTGAACTGAATGGGTGAGATGTTATGAAGTGATTTTGTTCACAGAAGTGAttggatgaattttttttaatttttttgttttgttttgtggatGATTCGTTTGGATTACTGCTGATGATGTACAATAGAAGCTTCGGTAAATATGGGTAATATATGGCCCTAATTAaatttggaaattgatattcgcgccaTCAGTAATTTTGGGAGCGTgaatgtagggaggtattcccgaacaggtacaaaacgggcccgagcacggtcaaagaaaaggtcaacacgctatggaccagtgacatgagaagtcaatggtccagagaggttgcacgattctaggtgcaataacacgagatgttattaGACCAacatacaaggaaagtgacatgtgatgccactgttcagatacattgttcggcaaagagCCGAACAATGAGGAAAGCATATGGTCTCCATTGTTtcttaaggaccagttacatgtgaagtaactggtccaggccatctgttcggccatgagatggccgaacaaagagagaagtcctattgaaaGGAACATtttagaagggtccagaatcaccggtattccgttaaaagggtgagatcccaagaatataggatctaagaaagatacccaacgaatatgggatgattggcttgttatggaaagagtcctacaaggattaaggaaataaactgataaaggaaatgagaatccttgatatcttgggtttcctattcgagttaggaatcctagggcaacacggatgcttggccagcaagcatatgcaaatctataaatatgaggtaaacctagaggcaaaaggtacgcaatacattgctttcatattgctttcctactgataattagggtttgattgctagtacgtgatactaataAAGGCATCGGAgagcctttgccacgagaggcaaaggtgcgctcactccttgtctgttttgcaggacaagggtttcattgacaaattagggttacgttcaagaggcacgtgaagccgctgcattcgagtgctgttcagagcactacttgaatttatccacctacagcgaatatcaatttccttaaaTTTTCGGtcttatttttttctgaaagtgttttttttttgtgttttatgtcaaaattattttatttttttgattcacATTGACCAGAGAAATCTAAGAACTAACAACGTTTTTGCCAAAATCTTAGAAAGTTTGCGAAAGGCAGGAAATAAATACTTCATGAAAAAGGttgttctttgtttggttttcaattttaagATAAGTTTTATAGAGTTGCGTATATTGtctttagtcaattttttataaatattttaacaaatttatttacttttgaaTCATATTTGGTTAGAATGCATTTAATCGTCTGGATATTTAGTGTCttttgttgttaaatttgctctTTTTCTAATTTGATATTTGGGAGGTGTGATAGATTCTTTGTACTTAGGCTTGCCCCTCTAGATGTATGAGTTTGTCCTAATAGGTGTTTTTGGGCTTGGCTCATTAAGTATGGGCTTGCTCCAATTGGTGTCCCCTTGGTTGGCTTTCTTGCTAACCTCGGGTTTCGGTCTCGAATGAGCATAGGATTATTTTTAGCTTTGTAACTCAGATGGGTCTTAGATTAGGAATATGATGTCATTATTTTCTGTTCCTGTTAATCTCTATAACAATTTcagtgattaataaaaaaaaattcctttaaaaaaaaaaaaactttgcacTTTTCTCGTTTAAGACTCATGATTAGATGTTAGACAATTTAAAAGTATTGTCGTTGCGTAAGACCATGCTTGAGTTAAGATGAAAAACATCGATTGCCTTatgatttatttgttttgtatttgttagacaattagtttggctttgtccaaattctttgtaatgatctccgttttATAAGTGTCGTTGGGCGTTtattaatacaattttttcacttttgacaaaaaagaaaaagagaggtaTGCTAtatacatttaaaaaataaaaagtagtagTAATTAAATAGTTTGCTAAAAATTCACTAGAAACGTTAAAATACGATTGACGAAGCAGTCAAAAATTTTTGAGATAAGTTTTTAACTTTGGCCCATAattttttatagtttttaaaaaaaaaaaaaaattttagtcTTCCAAATCAAATATTTAGACACAAAATTTACAAAGAAAGGTTCTCTAATATCActatcttaaaaaataattagttgAATTCAGTTGACCAATCACG
Coding sequences:
- the LOC131324278 gene encoding FCS-Like Zinc finger 8-like; amino-acid sequence: MAEHGSIQSPKDKYQRPISSIFSSPRLINAFASKGLIDTEAVLSPTSILDAKPFSGSRNPFSPKSPKPEIRTHWEKLDSRKVGLGILDALIDEKPDQVSEPENRVVLFASQLKIKIPPLLLSLGESPRSPADFGIKTRNSQLALFSSGVEKKSPFGSASSGLENPFSPRVLSASEMELSEEYTRVVSYGPNPRTTHIFDDCVVESCCGVVGFSDRFKGDGFCGDRSMSYPSENFLSFCYSCKKNLGQGNDIYMYRGEKAFCSSECRYKEMMLDEKMENFQSDDVYGVSL